TCGCCCAACACTTTGATAAAAGAGCAGACGATGAAGTCCGGTCGGAGCAACGAGATCGCCAGTGTATCTAGATCCTTTGGTCCCAACGCACAAGCATCCAGTGCTACTTGCCATCCACTTGCTTTTGCCAAATTCATCCACAGATAAGGATACCTGGCTCCGGTTATCGCCGACTGAACTGGAAAGACAAACAagccacttcttttcttcttcctgttTCTCAGCTTCTCCTTCAAACTTGCAGAATGAATTCTTAGACTTGGCCACGAGAAGCTTGCGGACATGACTTTGGCTCCTCTCCTCCGTGCGCTCTCGGCCATCGCATTCACGGCTTCACTCTCATAGTCATAAACACCGAGCAGCCTCTTGTTGGAATGGAACGGGTAGGACTCCGCCAACAGCCTGAAAGCTGCGGTCCTGTTCGCAGTGCAGACCATGCAGtattcatcatccaaaatgttgAAGAAGTGCATGATCTTTTGCCTAATTGCCGATTCCAGATCAATGTCTTGATCGCCTCTCCGCAGCTGGGAACTCAAGCTTGCTGACTTGTAGGAGATGCTAAAGAAAGGAGGCTGCAAGTGGCTGGAAGTCGAAGGAATGGAAGACGACGACGGCGACGGCGCTGAAGGGTGCATTTGTGCATAAGAGAAGAGGCTGAGTCCTGTATAGTCGAGACAAACGTGGCTAGACAGATGAGAGAATTCATTGCCCCGGATGTGGTCTGCTCGTTGCGTCTCACCGTACTCCGGATAAATTGTGATGAAGCTGTGAAAGGCTTCGGCGAGGGAAGGCAGAGACTCATGATTGGTGAAATGGGTGTTCAGGAAAACAGAACCTGTCGATGATTTGACAAAGTTCGATCGCGTGGTCCTCGTACTGGTGGCTCTTGCGCGGCGCTTAGTGTTGCCGGATTCGAACAGGTTGATTAATGGTACAGGAAAACAACCAGAGGTGCATACCTCGGAGATCTCCTTGCAAGGAGCTTGCACTTCCATCTGAATCTCACTTGTTCTCCTCTT
The genomic region above belongs to Zingiber officinale cultivar Zhangliang chromosome 11A, Zo_v1.1, whole genome shotgun sequence and contains:
- the LOC122030884 gene encoding molybdenum cofactor sulfurase-like, whose translation is MEVQAPCKEISEVCTSGCFPVPLINLFESGNTKRRARATSTRTTRSNFVKSSTGSVFLNTHFTNHESLPSLAEAFHSFITIYPEYGETQRADHIRGNEFSHLSSHVCLDYTGLSLFSYAQMHPSAPSPSSSSIPSTSSHLQPPFFSISYKSASLSSQLRRGDQDIDLESAIRQKIMHFFNILDDEYCMVCTANRTAAFRLLAESYPFHSNKRLLGVYDYESEAVNAMAESARRRGAKVMSASFSWPSLRIHSASLKEKLRNRKKKRSGLFVFPVQSAITGARYPYLWMNLAKASGWQVALDACALGPKDLDTLAISLLRPDFIVCSFIKVLGENPSGFAGLFVKKSSIATLQSSTIARSIGVVSIDPARMLSQLDDDFSATNLDAEPSITELDYSVRYGKDAEVSVIDEKMEILCRGLDHADSLGLMLINNRLRCITNWLIIALMKLQHPPSETGRPLVKIYGPRVKFDRGPALAFNIFDWKGEKVKPVLVQKLADRSNISLGRGFLSNIRFADEYETEKDEVLEGRRSPCEMKVAGKRGKEMCGINVVNASLSFLTNFEDAYRLWIFVAKFLDADFVDKEKWRYINLNQKMVAV